The following coding sequences lie in one Populus trichocarpa isolate Nisqually-1 chromosome 14, P.trichocarpa_v4.1, whole genome shotgun sequence genomic window:
- the LOC18105398 gene encoding glucan endo-1,3-beta-glucosidase 7, whose amino-acid sequence MVVFPYTVAFLLLSSLQTVKIANSQSFIGINYGQVADNLPPPPSTAKLLQSTSIQKVRLYGSDPAIIKALANTGIGIVIGTANGDIPGLASDPNFAKSWINTNVLPFYPASNIILITVGNEVMTSNDQNLVNRLLPAMQNVQNALNDASLGGKIKVSTVHSMGVLKQSEPPSSGSFDPSYGDLMKGLLEFNSANGSPFAINPYPYYAYRSDTRPETLAFCLFQPNAGRTDGNTKIKYMNMFDAQVDAVFSALNSMGFKNVEIVVAETGWPFKGDDNDVGPSIENAKAYNGNLIAHLRSMVGTPLMPGKSVDTYLFALYDEDLKPGPGSERSFGLFKTDLTMVYDVGLSTSSQIKSLAAASQPLIAATTNTINNNNSMSMNTSTCNCMCNCTSTINISSGSNKVYLIIIFNLDFLYGFMGLSLICLFFYDLQT is encoded by the exons ATGGTGGTGTTTCCTTATACTGTTGCTTTCCTACTCCTTTCCTCCTTACAGACTGTAAAAATCGCAA ACTCGCAATCATTCATCGGTATAAACTATGGCCAAGTTGCGGACAAccttccaccaccaccatccaCCGCAAAGCTTCTTCAATCCACTTCAATCCAAAAGGTCCGATTATATGGATCGGACCCCGCCATAATCAAAGCCTTAGCCAACACCGGAATTGGAATTGTTATCGGCACTGCAAATGGTGACATTCCAGGACTAGCCTCTGATCCCAATTTTGCCAAGAGCTGGATCAACACAAACGTGCTTCCCTTCTATCCAGCTAGCAATATCATCCTCATCACTGTCGGCAACGAGGTCATGACTTCCAATGACCAGAATCTCGTGAACAGGCTCTTACCAGCAATGCAAAATGTACAGAATGCTCTAAATGATGCATCGCTCGGGGGTAAAATTAAGGTCTCCACAGTTCATTCGATGGGAGTGCTTAAGCAGTCTGAGCCACCTTCTTCTGGAAGCTTTGATCCAAGTTATGGGGATCTGATGAAGGGCTTGTTGGAGTTTAATAGTGCGAATGGTTCGCCTTTCGCAATCAATCCCTACCCTTACTATGCCTACAGAAGCGATACAAGGCCTGAGACTCTTGCTTTTTGCCTTTTCCAGCCGAATGCAGGACGAACGGATGGAAACACCAAGATCAAGTACATGAACATGTTCGATGCTCAG GTGGATGCAGTTTTTTCTGCACTGAATTCTATGGGATTTAAGAATGTTGAGATTGTGGTGGCTGAGACTGGATGGCCATTTAAAGGAGATGACAACGACGTAGGGCCAAGCATTGAGAATGCCAAGGCTTACAATGGCAATTTGATTGCACACCTTCGATCGATGGTGGGCACTCCACTCATGCCAGGAAAATCAGTGGATACATACCTCTTTGCTCTTTATGACGAAGACTTGAAACCTGGACCTGGTTCTGAGCGATCATTTGGACTTTTCAAGACTGATCTCACCATGGTTTATGATGTTGGACTCTCTACAAGTAGCCAG ATAAAGTCATTAGCAGCAGCATCACAACCGCTAATAGCAGCAACCACCAACAccatcaacaataacaacagcATGAGCATGAACACGAGCACCTGCAATTGTATGTGTAATTGCACGAGCACCATCAACATCAGCAGTGGTAGCAACaaagtatatttaattataattttcaatttagattttttgtaTGGGTTTATGGGACTTTCTTtgatttgccttttcttttatgactTGCAAACTTAG